TTCTTCCTTGACCCGGTAAAGGATGTCCAGGTACGGCATGCCTGGCTTGACCATGACCATGTCCGCGCCTTCTGACAAGTCCGCCGCCACTTCGTGCAGGGCTTCGTTGCTGTTGGCCGGGTCCATCTGATAGGAGGCCTTGTTGGCCTTGCCCAGGTTCAGCGCCGACCCCACCGCATCGCGGAACGGGCCGTAATAGGCGCTGGCGTACTTCGCCGAATAGGCCATGATCCGCACGTTGACGTGATCGGCCAGTTCAAGGGCTTCGCGGATCGCCTGGATGCGACCGTCCATCATGTCCGACGGGGCCACCACCTGAGCGCCGGCTTCGGCGTGGGACAGGGCCTGCCTGACCAGCGCATCGACGGTGATGTCGTTCTGCACATAGCCTTCTTCGTCGAGGATGCCGTCCTGACCGTGGGTGGTGAACGGGTCCAGCGCGACGTCGGTGATCACGCCCAGTTCAGGGAACTGCGCACGCAGCGCGCGGGTGGCGCGCTGGGCAATGCCCTCGGGATTCCAGGCTTCGGCGGCGTCCAGCGACTTGAGTTCGGGCGGCGTGACCGGGAACAGCGCCACGGCCGGAATGCCCAGCTCGACCCACTTGGCCGCTTCTTCCAGCAACAGGTCGATGGTCAGGCGTTCAACGCCAGGCATCGAGGCCACCGCTTCACGACGGTTTTCACCCTCGAGCACGAACACCGGCAGGATCAGGTCGTCGACGGTCAGGACGTTTTCACGTACCAGTCGACGCGAAAAATCATCACGTCGGTTACGACGCAGACGGGTTCCAGGGAACAAACGGTTGGCGGGGGTAAAGCTCACGGCAGACTCCTGAGCCCGCGCTAACGGGCGAGCGTGACAGTTATAAGCGGCCATTATGACCAACGTATTACAGTTATGTGCACCCCTGTGACAGGTAGTCGCATTCCATTGTCCTTGTAGGAAATGTTCACGTCGAGACACATTTGGACACTTTCATGAATGTGCACGAAGGGTTAGGCTGCGCGTTCATTTCGCCAGCACCCAGACAATGCTCCAACAACTTCTGCATGACTTCGGCTACTTTGCCCTTTTTCTCGGCACGTTCTTCGAAGGCGAAACCATTCTGGTGCTCGCGGGCTTCCTCGCGTTCCGTGGATACATGGACATCAACCTGGTGGTGGTCGTGGCTTTTTTCGGCAGCTATGCCGGCGATCAGCTGTGGTACTTCCTGGGACGCAAGCACGGCCGCAAGCTGCTGGCGCGCAAGCCACGCTGGCAGTTGATGGGTGATCGGGCGCTGGAACACATCCGCAGGCATCCGGACATCTGGGTGCTGAGCTTCCGCTTTGTCTACGGTTTGCGCACGGTGATGCCGGTGGCGATCGGCCTGTCAGGCTATCCGCCAGGACGTTACTTGCTGCTGAACGGGATTGGTGCCGCGATCTGGGCAAGCGCCCTGGCCGCCGCCGCCTATCACTTCGGCGCGGTGCTCGAAGGCATGCTGGGCAGCGTCAAGAAGTACGAGCTATGGGTGCTCGGCGCCCTGCTGGTGCTGGGCGTCGTGCTGTGGTTGCGCCGACGCTTCAAGAACGCCCGTCTGGCGAAGCAGGTCTATGCCGACGAGCAGGCCTTGAAAGCCGAACAGGACAAGGCCGCCGAGGTCAAGACGCCAACCGAGTGATGCGGTTTCTGCAACAGTAGAGACCGATCCCGCTGAGCAGGCTGTAACTCAGCAGGCCGACCCAGCCCACCGCGCTGGCCGGCCACAGCCCCACCAGCGGCGCCAGCCACACCAGCGGCACATTCGATGCCAGGCGCAGCAGCTCCAGCTTCAACGCCCACGGGCGATTCTCCAGGGCCACGCCCAACGTAAACAAACCCAAGGCCACCGCACTCCAGCCGAGCACCAATGCGGAGGTCGGCAGATGCGGCTCGAAGTTCATCAAGTAGCTGCCCAGCGCGATGTAGACGCAGAACTGCAACAGGACGTAAACCTGCTGACGCCCATCCAGCGGTACTTCGAATTTGCGAAACTGACTCAGGTCCGGTTTGTTCATCGGGTACTTTTGCGCCACGTCCGCCGGCCGCCAACCGGTGCGCATGAACCAGATCCGCAGCTTGTCCCAGGTGCTTTCAGCCCGCCGCGCGTCCTCCCAGAGCTGCGCGTAAAACTGCACGTTTGCCCATAACGGATTCCAGCTCGCCAGTGGCGTGGTCACGCCGAAAATCACCGGCTCGTTGTCGTCTTCTTCCTGGAACGAGCCAAACAGACGGTCCCAAATAATGAACACCCCGCCGTAGTTGCGATCCATGTAGAGAGCGTTCTGTGCATGGTGGGCCCGATGATTGGAAGGTGTGACGAAGAACCACTCGAACCAGCCGAGCTTGGGAATGTGCCGCGTATGCACCCAGAATTGGTACAGCAGATTCAACGCGGCGACGCTGATGAACACCAGCAGCGGCACGCCGAGCACGGCCATCGGCAGGTAGAAAATCCAGCTCAGCAGAAACCCGGTACTGGTCTGGCGCAACGCTGTGGAGAGGTTGTAGTCCTCGCTCTGGTGATGCACCGAATGCGCTGCCCAGAGGATATTGCGTTCGTGACCCATGCGATGCAGCCAGTAGTAGCAGAAGTCATAGAGGACAAAGGCAAACACCCAGACCCAGACACTGTCGGCCGAGAGCTCGAACAGTGCCAGGTG
This DNA window, taken from Pseudomonas fluorescens NCIMB 11764, encodes the following:
- a CDS encoding sterol desaturase family protein — translated: MDFILYAVPFFFVLIAVELLADRWRGVSNYRVADAINSISTGVLSTTTGLLTKGVGLVTYAFALKHLALFELSADSVWVWVFAFVLYDFCYYWLHRMGHERNILWAAHSVHHQSEDYNLSTALRQTSTGFLLSWIFYLPMAVLGVPLLVFISVAALNLLYQFWVHTRHIPKLGWFEWFFVTPSNHRAHHAQNALYMDRNYGGVFIIWDRLFGSFQEEDDNEPVIFGVTTPLASWNPLWANVQFYAQLWEDARRAESTWDKLRIWFMRTGWRPADVAQKYPMNKPDLSQFRKFEVPLDGRQQVYVLLQFCVYIALGSYLMNFEPHLPTSALVLGWSAVALGLFTLGVALENRPWALKLELLRLASNVPLVWLAPLVGLWPASAVGWVGLLSYSLLSGIGLYCCRNRITRLAS
- the hemB gene encoding porphobilinogen synthase: MSFTPANRLFPGTRLRRNRRDDFSRRLVRENVLTVDDLILPVFVLEGENRREAVASMPGVERLTIDLLLEEAAKWVELGIPAVALFPVTPPELKSLDAAEAWNPEGIAQRATRALRAQFPELGVITDVALDPFTTHGQDGILDEEGYVQNDITVDALVRQALSHAEAGAQVVAPSDMMDGRIQAIREALELADHVNVRIMAYSAKYASAYYGPFRDAVGSALNLGKANKASYQMDPANSNEALHEVAADLSEGADMVMVKPGMPYLDILYRVKEEFKVPTFVYQVSGEYAMHMAAIQNGWLSEGVILESLTAFKRAGADGILTYFAVRAAQLLREQK
- a CDS encoding DedA family protein; the encoded protein is MLQQLLHDFGYFALFLGTFFEGETILVLAGFLAFRGYMDINLVVVVAFFGSYAGDQLWYFLGRKHGRKLLARKPRWQLMGDRALEHIRRHPDIWVLSFRFVYGLRTVMPVAIGLSGYPPGRYLLLNGIGAAIWASALAAAAYHFGAVLEGMLGSVKKYELWVLGALLVLGVVLWLRRRFKNARLAKQVYADEQALKAEQDKAAEVKTPTE